Proteins from a genomic interval of Gordonia sp. SL306:
- a CDS encoding oxygenase MpaB family protein gives MSVNQDYEQSIREAEPVIVDDEADTAIPSPRLGADSLVWKFYGDSRGVLGFQRLAGTENCIEQLGQAVLDHSVIFDDFLGRARRTGPPVMKTVYSTEPQKWGRTVRDFHRDIKGTISDGSRYHALNPELFYWAHATFVDQVLYITDTFIRRLSYAEKVQIFEESKIWYELYGVSARSQPQTYEEFLAYWDDMLNRFVPHKTVVYATGYIRQGLPRPKKIPATVWRVASVPLNGFIRTVIVGTIPQQMRDVCGLEWDAKREKRFQRFAAAMRAANPVFNRLPLKWLYVPWAYQAWREIGVDPRPLYNKKGSS, from the coding sequence ATGTCAGTCAACCAGGACTACGAGCAGTCGATCCGCGAGGCCGAACCGGTCATCGTCGACGACGAGGCCGATACGGCGATCCCCTCGCCGCGTCTCGGTGCCGATTCCCTCGTCTGGAAGTTCTACGGCGACAGTCGCGGAGTCCTTGGCTTCCAGCGCCTCGCCGGCACCGAGAACTGCATCGAACAGCTCGGCCAGGCAGTGCTCGACCACTCCGTCATCTTCGACGACTTCCTGGGTCGCGCGCGACGGACCGGACCACCGGTGATGAAGACCGTCTACAGCACCGAGCCCCAGAAGTGGGGACGCACGGTTCGCGACTTCCACCGCGACATCAAGGGCACCATCAGCGACGGATCGCGGTATCACGCACTCAATCCCGAGCTGTTCTATTGGGCACACGCGACGTTCGTCGATCAGGTGCTCTACATCACCGACACATTCATCCGCAGGTTGAGCTACGCCGAGAAGGTCCAGATCTTCGAGGAGAGCAAGATCTGGTACGAGCTGTACGGAGTCAGCGCCCGGAGCCAGCCGCAGACCTACGAGGAGTTCCTCGCCTATTGGGACGACATGCTGAACCGGTTCGTCCCGCACAAGACCGTCGTGTACGCCACCGGCTACATCCGCCAGGGCCTCCCCCGGCCCAAGAAGATCCCGGCGACGGTGTGGAGGGTGGCTTCGGTCCCGCTGAACGGATTCATCCGCACGGTCATCGTCGGCACGATCCCGCAACAGATGCGCGACGTGTGCGGTCTCGAGTGGGATGCCAAACGGGAGAAGCGCTTCCAGCGTTTCGCGGCGGCCATGCGGGCGGCGAATCCGGTGTTCAACCGACTGCCACTGAAATGGCTCTACGTGCCATGGGCCTACCAGGCCTGGCGAGAGATCGGCGTGGACCCACGGCCGTTGTACAACAAGAAGGGGTCGTCGTAG
- a CDS encoding o-succinylbenzoate synthase — MSGNALPTTADLLATALVVRLPMRTRFRGLTVRETMVFRGPAGWGEFGPFVEYDDDEASAWLAAGIEAAYQGPPPPVRNVIAVNATVPAVPADEVAGILARYPGASTAKVKVAEPGQTLDDDVARVAAARAGVARVRVDANGKWTVVEAIRAIRAIGDVEYVEQPCATVEELAEVRRAVDVPIAADESIRKAADPYRVVAAGAADVAIVKVAPLGGMRATLEIADSIGLPVVVSSALDSAVGISAGVAAAAALPTLDHACGLGTGALFSADVAVPFLPAEGAVTMHWFGPEHIIDRSAVPLADGPREQWWRDRLVRCHALLSARGPDHGRD; from the coding sequence ATGTCCGGGAACGCACTGCCCACAACGGCCGACCTGCTCGCCACGGCGTTGGTGGTCCGATTGCCGATGCGCACGCGGTTCCGTGGCCTCACCGTGCGCGAGACGATGGTGTTCCGCGGGCCGGCCGGATGGGGGGAGTTCGGTCCGTTCGTGGAATACGACGACGACGAAGCGTCGGCGTGGCTCGCGGCCGGGATCGAGGCGGCCTACCAGGGGCCGCCGCCGCCGGTACGCAACGTGATCGCCGTCAATGCGACCGTGCCGGCTGTCCCGGCGGACGAGGTCGCCGGCATACTGGCTCGCTATCCGGGGGCGTCGACCGCGAAGGTCAAGGTCGCCGAGCCCGGGCAGACGCTCGACGACGACGTCGCGCGGGTGGCCGCCGCCCGCGCCGGGGTGGCTCGGGTGCGGGTCGACGCAAACGGCAAATGGACTGTCGTCGAGGCGATCCGGGCGATCCGGGCGATCGGCGACGTCGAGTACGTCGAACAACCGTGCGCAACCGTGGAGGAACTCGCCGAGGTTCGCCGTGCCGTCGACGTCCCGATCGCCGCGGACGAGTCGATCCGGAAGGCAGCCGATCCCTATCGGGTGGTCGCCGCCGGTGCCGCCGACGTGGCCATCGTCAAGGTCGCGCCGCTCGGTGGGATGCGGGCGACGCTGGAGATCGCCGACTCGATCGGTCTGCCCGTCGTGGTGTCGTCGGCGCTCGACTCGGCGGTGGGCATTTCTGCCGGAGTGGCAGCGGCGGCCGCACTACCGACCCTCGACCACGCCTGCGGGCTCGGCACCGGCGCTCTCTTCAGTGCCGATGTGGCCGTGCCCTTCCTGCCGGCCGAAGGGGCGGTCACCATGCATTGGTTCGGGCCCGAACACATCATCGATCGGAGCGCTGTGCCGTTGGCCGATGGGCCGCGTGAGCAGTGGTGGCGCGACCGCCTGGTCCGCTGTCATGCGTTGCTGTCCGCCCGGGGCCCCGATCACGGCCGGGACTAG